The Kineococcus rhizosphaerae region CTACTTCTCCTCCAAGGACGCCTTCGGCGAAGCGGTCCTGAAGCACTACTACGAGCAGTACCTGGCCGACATGGACCAGATCCTGGCCAGCCCCGACCTGGACTGGGCGCAGCGGATCCTGGCCTACTTCGACAGCTGGCGACTGACCCAGAGCCTGGACGACTGCCAGGGACGTTGCCTGGCGGTCAAGCTCGGCGCCGAGGTCGCGGACATGTCCGAGGCGATGCGGGCCACCCTCAAGGACGGCACCACCGGCATCGTCGACCGGCTCGAGCAAGCGCTGGACGCCGGCGCCGAGGACGGTTCGGTGACCCTGGGCGACGAGGCCGGCACGGTGGCCCGGTCCCTGTACGAACTGTGGATGGGCGCCAGCATCCTGGCCAAGGTCTACCGGAACCTGACCTCGATGGACAACGCCATGACCACCACCCGGCGGCTGATCGGCGCCTGACCCCCGAACCCCCCTCGCACCACGGACCGGGTGCAGCGGCCGGCGGGGAGGTGGGGGTCGGCCGGCGTGCCCTACGACGGCGGGGAGTTGTCGTCGTAGCGCTGCTGGGCGGCCAGGAGTTCGTCGGTGTGGGCGCCGAACCACGTCAGCAGACCGCACAGCGGTTCGGCCATGCTCTGCCCGAGCTCGGTCAGGGAGTACGTCACCTGCGGGGGCGTGGTCGCCTCCACGTGCCGGTGGACCAGGCCGGCGCGGGCCAGCGCCTTGAGGTTCTGCGACAGCATCTTCTGGCTGATGCCGCCGATGCGCTGGTGCAGCGCGGAGAAGCGGTGCGGGCCGGTGATCAGCGCCGCGACGATCAACGTGCCCCAGCGCGTCATGACCTGGTCGGCGATCGGC contains the following coding sequences:
- a CDS encoding TetR/AcrR family transcriptional regulator — translated: MATCLADPDGRTDTRTDTRTTLLEAAQRTFAHKGYSAVGINEVLVSVGVPKGSFYHYFSSKDAFGEAVLKHYYEQYLADMDQILASPDLDWAQRILAYFDSWRLTQSLDDCQGRCLAVKLGAEVADMSEAMRATLKDGTTGIVDRLEQALDAGAEDGSVTLGDEAGTVARSLYELWMGASILAKVYRNLTSMDNAMTTTRRLIGA
- a CDS encoding winged helix-turn-helix transcriptional regulator, whose product is MTVSQPVSDELQSAYRLLAGDTFEARCPSRPIADQVMTRWGTLIVAALITGPHRFSALHQRIGGISQKMLSQNLKALARAGLVHRHVEATTPPQVTYSLTELGQSMAEPLCGLLTWFGAHTDELLAAQQRYDDNSPPS